The genomic region AAGTAAGATGAGGGACTTccgtgatggtccagtggttaaaacttcacctttcAAAGCAGGGGGTTCGGGTTCGGTCCCTTCtgggggagctaagaccccatatGCCTGGAGGCCAGAAAGccaaaacaaagaacagaagcCATACTGTAACAAATGCTATAATGACTTTAAATGGGCCACCTGGTAGGGCTTCCGTGCTCTCCCAGCAGCCCCCAGCACTGGTTTTAGTCATGTGTCAAATGGGCCCTGTAATCACAAATGGAGAATCAGTGTCAGGCTTTGTGTCTGAGGGCTCCCTGACCAGAAGAAAGTGAGAGAGCTGCTGTTTACTTTGTTTATCCTGAAGGCTTTACAAGTACTTTTGAAAAGTTCTGAGCAAGGTTGTTTCTCTCCTACACTATTTAGGTCTCCAGATCACACTAAGTTTGTGGGAAGTTTCAAAACCAAGCAAGACTTCATAGATTTGATTGAAGTAATTTATCGAGGCGCAATGAGGGGGAAACTTATTGTGCAAAGTCCTATTGATCCCAAGAATATTCCCAAATACGACCTCCTCTATCAAGACAtttagtgctttcactgccatcaGAGTTGAAGAGAAAGGCCCATCTCGAAACAGTACCTAACTCCAGCTGTGCGGTTTTCCTGGGGTCCTTCAGAAACATGGTCAGCATCCCAGAGAATAAGAGGTTTGACCTCAACAGAAAGTACCGGCCGCCAAGCAGAAGACCGCACTGATGCTGGGACATTCGGGGATGCCCAAGTGTCTACACCCTGCAGATCTCAGAGAGGTCAAGCCAGCCGTGGTCAATTTCCCCAGTGTGggtgttttaatttctctgtatattgtgctttttttattctttaagataATACAGAATCCTTCTAAATTTGGCTAGGACAGTTTGATTCAACCATGTTTATTTGATACATTGAGTAAACTAGAAAATCAGTTCACATAAGAGCAAAAACACTTGTTTTCTACCCTACGTGTACATACCCACCCCTTCCTTCATCCTCAGCCTCGCCTTCCCTCCGTGCATGTGTTTATCTCATGCTCACCTACTATCCCAGGTTCTCTTGGAATAAATCAGTCTCTACTGATAGTGGCCAAGGTGGTTTTATCTGCAAGACTTTCTGGCTCAGAATTTTAAAGGTATCTTGGCTTGTTCATTTTACCAGCTTTTATGTTATTAAATTGCCCCAGGGGTGAGAACTTGGACTTCCTTTACTGTCCAGCACCCAATTTGAgctaaacaaaaaattaagtaCCCTTAGTCAGTAGGAGCCAATCTCTCCCGGAGCTCCGTCTCTTTCTGAGGAGAAAACTGTACTTCAGAGACTCAAGACTGGAAAGAGATCTCAGAACTGCTAGAAAGAAGTACCATCTATATAGGACTTGCCGGTTTTAATAACTTTATGAAGAATTCTTGCTCTCTCAGGGCCCCCTGGCACAACCTTCACCACTTGGACAGGTTCCTCTTCTCATGGAGCTAATGGCACTGACTTTCTAGAATAAGAACGTATGCAGAACCAGAAGGCAGAGCGCCAGACAGCACACGACCCGCTTGGCAGCTGTTGGCCTTCAGGCAGGGCAGCATGGTCACTGCACAACTGTCCCCCTTTGCCGGGTGCTTCCTTTCCAAGTCTTCTGTGACAAACGTGTCAGAGGAGGAAGGTTGCTGGGCACCTGGGTGGCCTTCATTGATAAAGGAGAGAGCACTTCAGGAATGAGACAACAAAATCCTTTCACCACCACCTCCATTGTCTCCTGGCCCCCACTTCCTGCTTACGTTGGTAATCGTGATGCATGGAACCACAGCAGCCATCTTAGGACCATGAGGCAACCAGCCCTGGGATGAAAAATGAACATGCTGAAAAGAATGATGAAAAGAGCCTGGGTCCCTGATGACGATATCAAGCTCCCGAGTGGACTCTAGACCTGCCTGGCTTCAGATTTCTGTGAAAGAATAAAACGTCTTTACCACGTGTCACTTTGGTTGGATTTTCTGTCCCTCATAGCCTAAATTACACAGCATTTGAGGTGTGAGAAGTGCTCAGATAACAGCAAAAACTCAGCACTTTCACGCATAAGATTCTCATGCCTTTCCTCCTGAGGGCTTTTTGGTGATGCTTCTCTGAAGTCcaggtttgtgttttttttcccatcataGTTGCTCTCCCTTCCACAGTGTTTATTAATTACATACTGTATGCCCCCATCCTATGCCAGGTACTGCACAAAGCAAATGACTCCAGGATGGAAAAAAAGCTTAGAAGAGACAGTTCCTGAGCCTTAAAGGAGAGTAGGAAGTACTCATGGAGAAGGGGGAGGGCATTAGGGGGAACCAGGGGGAGGCAGGCCCAGGGGCTGGAGACAGCATGCGTGTTGAGAGGGCTCCACAGAGTTCAGTGTCACTGAAACCCGAGGGGAAGGCAGGTGGGCAGGAGGTGCTGCCGGGGAGGAAGGTAGAGGGGATAAGGAAAGTGACAAAATAgcgaaagttttatttttctccttagagGCAGAAGCCACTTAATACAATcagatttttcttcaaaaaaaacttGGATGGTTTATTCTTCAAAAAAACTTAGTGCTGAAGGTATTATTAGAAGAAAGAGGTATAACTGTATGCTTAGAAGCAGGATTTTACATGTTTGTGTTATTTTTGACTTTCTGGCCATCGTCTCTTGTGCAGGTTCTAGAATACAGGTCTCAGTTGTTCCTTGGCCTGTGAGCTCCAACCTGCTTTTCATTATCAATGGGTCTGGAGAGCGCCTGTGACAACATCACAGGGAAGGACAGAACATTAGAGAGAGAGTAGTGACACCAGTCGACATTTTAAGCCCTAAGCAGGGGAGGCCACATTTTGCCGTGACAAGACTGTATGCTGGTGAAGGGCCAGTGTGCTGAGTAAAGGTGTGTGGCTCACTTAGAACTCTTCTTCTTCAGTTAGAAGGAGAGCTTCATGGGCTGGGCTCCGGAACTTTTGTTCTGGGAAACTGTTCATAGCAAGAACAGTTTATCTTTGTGAAATGAAAGACTCAGATGGCTGTGGTTTGAGTCCTAGTTGAGGGTTGCTTTcttccaaatgggaaaagcagCCCCTCCTCAGGAAGAGACTTCTGACTCCCCCCAGCCCCAGAATGTTTCTACTGATGGCGCTTTAGAGCCTGTCTGGGTTACGCCCCCCGTGGGAGAGCCCAGGACACTAATGGGCAGGGAGCTCAGGGAACTTGGCAGGTTTGTCATTGAGCTGTGACTTGGACCCAGCAAATCTAGAAACCCTGCCTTTATACATCTTACTGTGTTAGCCGAAGTGCTGGTGTGTTGGAGCACAAGCAACGGAGTAGTATCTGTCAGACACTCGTGCCGCTCAAGCCAGTGTCTTTCTCACcagccttctctctttctcctcctccactcGGAAGAagcagaggatgctgtgaaaaGAGCTCAGGGTTTGTGTTCAGACAGACCTAGGTTCAGAACtcagctttgggcttccctggtggctcagtggtaaagaacccacttgtcgATGTAGgaaatgcaagtttgatccctgggctgaagataccctggagaaggaaatggcaacccactccagtattcttgcctgggaaatcccatggacagaggagcctggtagggtctTCGTGGGGGTCgcagaacttagtgactaagcaacaacaaaggtTCAAGATTCAGCTTTTCTATTTAATAGCTGGGTAACCTTCAGCAAATCACTTCTCTGACTCTctatttccttgtctataaaacaaAGGATAACTGTGACCTCCCTGAGGCCTGCCATCGAATAGGCGCTCATTCAGTGATCATGAGTTCCCCAGTGGGACAGTTCGTATCACCTTAGGGATTTCCAGTTGGCCCGGGTGTTTTCTGCCACACTCCCAGTAAAGTCTAGAGCACTTGGCTGCTGCTGTACCGtcagtgagaggaaaaaaaaaaaaaaaaaccaaggctaAAAACAgcacagatgggcttccctgggggctcagtggtaaagaatgcaagaCACATTGCAGAAGTGAGGCAAAGCAAGCTCTTTATTGGCTGGAACCCACCAGCGCCACACTGCACTCGTGTCCCCTCCACTCCTGTGCAGCTTTCCCCTCGTCCTTCCAGGCAGCTGCTCCTAGCCAGCCCCGCCTTAGTTGTTAGCGATGGTTTTCCGAACCCAGTCCAGAATGGAGGTCACCTTCACGTACACACCATACTCAGCCACAGCACAGCTCTTGTCAAAGCTCAGGATCCCGGCCGCATACCAGGTGTCGTCTTCCTTGTCGTGAACGACGAAGGCGCTGCCGGCGTCGCCATAGCAGGTGTCGTCCTGGTACTTGGACAGGCCGACGCAGAAGGTGTTCTCATTCAGTATGGGCTGCACCCCTACGGGGCTCTTAGCTGTCTTATTTTTAGGTGCGTCGACGCCCTCATAGTGTTTCACACACTTGTCTTGGTCAGCCACAGGCAGCATGACATACTTCAGATGCTCCGTAAAGTTGAAGTTTTCATTTCGCCCCCAGCCAGACACATAACCCACACGACCCACCTTCACATAATCTTTTGAAGGTAGGCAGATGGGCATTACTTTGTCATTGACAGGTACCTTCCATCTGAGTTTGATGAGCCCAATGTCTACCTTGGAGTGGTCAGGGTGGAGAACCACCTTCTCCACCTCTACAAGCTGGTTCTTCCCCACATAGAGTCTTAAAGTAGGAGTGATGTCCTTTGCTTTTTTGTCACTACTGTGACCCAGGTAGAGATTTTTAGCTGTGGTGAGGAGCCATCGTTCATTGATGAGCGTGGCTCCCGAGATGAGGTTATGCTGGGAGACCATCTTGGCCTGCCAGGGAAAGCTGCCCTTGGCATCCAATGAGCCACCGATGATCCTCTGCACCTGGTCCACGGGGTGCTTGGGCTTCCCGCACACTGTTGAGAGCAAGACCATCATTAATAGGAGCGGGGTGTGAGTGTCCTCTGGGCCAGGAAACATAAAAACGCCAACTCTTGCCGCTGTCCAAAACTATCGCTCTTCATGTCTCCAGGGCTAGAAACATTTACATGCTTTGCCCGTACCTTctgctcctcctgtccccaatgtttacagtttaaaattattttttttaatgttcacatCACTAAAGCAGAGTTCTGTTTCCTGCTTTTCTGACTCACAAACAGCACTGAAATTTTCAAACCCCAGCTGCTGAACTCTAGGTATATTTAAGTGATTTATCACAACTAGAGGTCCACGATCCCTGAAATTCAGTGTAAGGACAAGGAGCTACCAAGGTTCATTCTCTCTGAATAAATAGGGACATGAAGCAATGTTGGCCGGAACACAGGTTTTATAGATACTGCAGTCGATACCCAGCAGGTTAGTGGTTCCACAGCCCAAGTAGCAGAAGAGGGTGGACAAAACCTTCTTGTTccaggagggaaaggagagagcaCAGCCCCTTCTGGTGCGAGTCCTGACCCTCCTCCAGCCTGTTGTAGTACATTCCCATGGATTACGGTTTTGTTCTGCCCTCCCTCAACCTATTCTTCCTGCAGCTTGCTTTACCCTTGGCCCAGGGCTCTCCAGGTGGGCTGTCTATACAGAGTCCCCCGATCCTCTGTGGACAGTGTAGACAGTGGACTCGGTCAGTGCCTCGGAGGCCAGATGAACACATCCTTAGTGAACTTCAAGGGGCGGCGTCACCTGCGTGCGCACATCTCTGCCCAGCCACCTCTGGTGCCCCCGCTCCCTGTCCTTGGCTTGTGTGTGCCCAGAGGAAGCCTCATAGGGAGGATGTGCCTTGATGTTCCAATCAAGATGCTTGTCGTGCACCAACCCCTCAGTACCCACTTTCAGTCTGCTTCCCAGGCCCCTGGCTTCCTACCTGCCTCACATTCAGGGAGTTGCTGTCCAATGTTCTTATTTATCCACTGCTTCTTACTGTTAAAGGTGTACACTcctgaaacaaaatgaaagaatacaAGCTGAAAGGGACACTAGCTGGTCCTAGCACTGGGAGAGAGCATATTTAAAGAGCAGAGTCAGAGAAATAGGAGGAAGGAGGGCCAGGGAGGGGGAGGAACAGAAGAGCTCGGTGCTAGAAGCCCAAGTGCTGGGGGCCGGTGAAGCCCAGCAGACGGATGGTGGTCTAGGTGGCCAAGGCGATTGTGTCAAGGCAGTACAGGGTTGGAAtcagggttcaaatcctgactttcCCTCATACAGGCTacctgaacttgggcaaatttatcaacctctctgtgcctcagtttcttcagaagTGAAATGAGAAGAATAATCCTCTCTTggaaattccctagtggtccagtggttaggattccaagcttctaatttgggggacacaggttccacccctggtcaggaagttaagttcccacaagctgtgcaacttggcaaaaataaataatagtgtcTCCAGAGGGGTGTTGTGAGGACCTCGTGAGCAAATCTGTGGAGAAAACTACCCAGTGCGGGAGCGTTTGCGCTCACGAGGTGAGGGCTCCctgccatcatcaccatcaccatcctgTTTTATATAGATCTCACCCTGAGATGGGTAGGCTACGTGGCATCTCCTCTGCTTAACAAGGAAGAAAACTCGAGGCTGAAGAGAGTTAATTTTCCCAAAAGGCCACAGCTGCCAGTGACAAAACCCTCattagaacctgcatctcctggctCCAGAAAGCACATGCCGTTTCTGACCAGTCACCTTGGCTCCATCCCCTGTGGAAGTGGAGGGACAGGAGGCATTCGTCTAGGCCTTACCATCTCCACAGGTGCGCAGTGTGTAATAGGGTTTGCACTGATAGCGAACCAAGTACTCCACGTAGCCATTTTCAATCTTGGGGGGCTCTGGACAGCTGTCATctgcaaaggaaaagaggaagagaaggttcATATTGGGGAACAGCCCCTGGAGATGTGAAAAGTCAGAACAGAAGAAGCTGGTTTGCACATCAAACTCCCTCCCTCCCAGAAGGAGAGAGCACCAGCTCTTCCTGGTGACGGTGGAGTCCTGACCCATCTCCAGCCGCTTGTAGCACATTCCCACGGGTTGCGCTTTTGTTCTGCCCTCTCTTGACCTGTTCTTCCCGCAGCTTGCTTTACCCTTGGCCCAGGGATCTCTAGGTGGGCTCTCTGTACATACAGGGTCCCCTGATCCTCTGCGGAAGTGGATTCAGTCAGTGCCCAGGAGACCAGATGAATGCATCCCTAGTGAACTTTATGGGGAACCATCACCTGCCTGTGCACGTCTCTGCCCGGCCACCTGTGGTCCCCCCAGTCCCTGTGCTCAACTGGTGTGTGCCCAGAGGAAGCCTCACAGGGAGGATGTTCCTTGAGGATGTTTCGATCAAGATAGCTGCCATGCCCCAACCCCTCAGTACCCACTTTCAATCTGCTTCCCAGGCCTGACTTCCTACCTTCTTCACATTCAGGAAGTTGCTGTCCAATGTCCTTGTTTATCCATTGCTTATTGTTAAAAGTATACACCCCTGAaacaaaacgaaaaaaaaaaaatgagcaaaaagcTGGACCTAGCACTAGGAGAGAAGGTATTTAAAGAGCAGAGTCAGAGAAGTAGGAGCAGGGAGGGCGGGGGAAGAGGAGCAAGGGAGGAGCGCTATGCTAAAGCCAAGAGCTGCGGGCGCCAGTAAAGGTCAAGACAATGGTCAAGGTGACTGGCAGTCGTGGCAATAGTGGAGACTGTGTTGAGGCAGTCCGGGGTTGGGACAGGAGGACCCGGAGGCGTTCGCCCAGGCTTACCATTTCCAGCATGCAATTTGTAATATTTGTCACACTGATAGCGAACCGAGTACTCCACATGGCTATTAGCAATCTCGGGGGCCTTTGGGCAGCTGTCGGCTGCAAAGGAAAACAGGAGGACAAGGTTCATTTTCAGAAACTGCCCCTAGAGACTGGAAAAGTCAGGAGAGAAGAAACAGCATATCAACCTCCCACACCCGAAATGGAAGCCCAGGAGAGATTGCTGGCTGGCTGGCTCCCCAATGTTCTTTACGATACTGAAAGACCAGAGATCAGGATAAGGAGCAACTGGATTTTCCCAGAGAGGATGCAGATCTGATGGGCCCAAGTGGGATGCAGCAGTGCGGCCAGGTACAGCCCTCGCCCAAAGGCAGACCTACCTGTGGCCTCACTGCCGGTTTCCACCGCGAGAAGCTGCCCGCAGAGCAGGAGAGTGACGACAGCTTGCAGGGTGCTGCAGAGAAGACAGAAAGGAGGGCACTGCTGGTCTCCccacttaaacacacacactccccGCTCCTGTTACCTAGAGACCCCTCACCCACCCACATGCATACTTTAGCAGCTTCCCAGTCACAGAGGTTCCCGTGTGTTCCGTGCTGCTGGGAATTCTACAGCAGCTTCAGAGTAGAGCAAGCAAGATTAGGAAGGGATCGGGCCTCAGTGCGTAGCAGGATTCAGGAAACACTAAATTGTTAGCAACATATGAGCTCCTCAGCAAAGAGAAGCCTCCCTTGGAGTGGGAAGCACCCTGAGGTGCTGGGCTACGAGGATTCCACTAATGCATGTGGATATCTAGAcgatggggtggtggtgggggtggggggttatcATTATGCTACTCTCTCtactttggggaaattttcataataaaacacTGATGTAgttgtttctattattttatgataatttGACTTCAGGAAGTCATATAGCGAACTCCCAAATTCCAGAAGGTTACCTGGATGATAACTGAGTCCGTAAAAGCTTGCCTGTGCACATGGGCATCAGCACACAGGCCATACCCACCCGTGGACCATCTCCCTGGAAGATGGCAACTACTCAGAGATGGCTTGGTTAAGTTCCTAGTTTCATTATTtcaacatttcagaaaaaaaatttttctgttttgataaaaTCTGAGTGCCTTGTGTCACTCAAATGTTTCACTTTTGGTCTTTCTCATTATAcgttttttttaaaatctgctaaTAGGCATATTCAAAATGCCAGGgagaactccctggcagtccaatggttaggactcaaaGCTTTCACTGCctggacccaggttcaatctctggttgaggaactaagatcccacatgccatgtggtgtggccaaaaaagggggaaaaaacgtCTGGAGGCCTACCACAGGAGCTTCCCCACAAAGATGAAAACTTTATAATCTCAAGGAAAAAGCTATTCCTTAGAGAAAGTCACGTCTCATGGGAAAGACAGCACCACCTGAAAACATCACCTTTTATGGACATAGAAAAGCAGAGAATCTTTGCATAGTAAACCTTTACTccctatgtgtgtgctcagtcaccaagtcatgcccaactcttcgcgaccccatggactgtagcccgccaggctcctctgtccttggggtttcccaggtaagaataccggagtagggttgatctcctggagaaggggatggcttctccaggagatcttcccaacctagggatagaatcctgcattatcaggcagattctttaccactgagctgccagtgACACCCCAGAGAGAATGTTACAAAAAGAATAGTAGTATGGGCAGCACAGGAATACGGTGAGAACCGGGAAGCTGATGtgcaaatgaatgaaatttggaaaacaatgAGGTAATGACTGAAAGGACTGCTCCAAACTCATAATTCCTAGAAGTCAAGGACCAAGCTTTAATCCATTTCCAATATCTCCTCCAGAACCTTATGCAGCACATAGAACATAGAGGATCCTCTACAAACACGCTAATATTTGGAAGATAATTCTTCTTATAAATATAGGTTGAGCCTTGGTGCTTCCTGGCTCTAAAACCAAACACATGAGTAGATTCCCCCAGGCAAAGAAGAGTGAGATCCATCCTAAATAATCGGGAGTCAGAGCCAAGGACAGAACAAACCCTGAGAAGCTTTACGAGGATAAAACATTGTTTGCACGCTGTGCATCAGAAAGCAAACAAAGTCTATAATTTAGTCCATTTGCCTTATTTATCTTCgttatatttttgcatttctccTGTAGGCCTCTCCTGTACTCAGGCTGTCATGTAGATAAAAGATATATCCAAAGAAGGATGAAATAATCCAGAGAAAAGTGAGGGATAGGAGCAAACTGTGGACTCACCTCATCTTTGGTGTGTCTGGCTCTGGAAGAGCAGTGCCGTTGGGGGCACCTGCTGATGCTTTTATGTCCCCAGTATCTCACTCCACCCCCTTCTTCATTTTGTAATTGCTGTGTCTCCACACTTTGGCCTTATTAAGGTTACTCACATTTTCCAGTAACAAAGCCACAAACAACCTCCCTGTTAAAGAGTCCAGCTCTTGCTTCATGCTTGAGTTTCCCCTGGTGTTCTTCATGCTTGAGCCGAAGAATCCTGGCCACATCACTACCCCGTGCAGCTGCCAAAGGGTTTCCCGAAATGAGCCAGTGTGCAAGACTTGGGGAGGAACCGTCAATCTGAGTCTGTTTGTTCTGAATGCTTTTCAACACTGGACAAAGCCCTTCTTGGGGTTGTTTCAAATCCATTAGAGACACTCCTGCAACCTGGCTGAGACAGGGCTCTCAAGTAAACATTTCCTTTTCACAATCATGTCCCCCACACTGTGTTGCCATCTCCCTGTTTTGCAAAGCTCTCCAACCTGAAATCAGTAAAATGTACTCATTGTATCTTCTCTGATTGCTTGTTCCAACAAATCACACAGAATGGATAAGGCTATAGTGTAGATGCAAACCATACTCAATGGCAGTGGTTATCatggttttattgttgttgttgttcagttgctcagtcgtgtccaactctttgcaacccatggactacagcacgccaggtttccctgtccttcactatctcctggagtttgctcaaactcatgtccattgagtcagtgatgccatccaaccagctcatcctctgttaccctcttctcctgccttcaatctttcccagcatcagggtcttttccagtgaatcacttctttgcatcaggtggccaaactattggagcttcagcttcagcatcagtccttccaatgaatatttagggttgatttcctttaagattgactggtttgatctccttgctgtccacaggactctcgagagtctttccagcaccatagttcaaaagcatcagttctttggcactcagccttctttatgttccaactgtacagaccttgttggcaaagtgatgtctgtgctttttaatatgctatctagatttgtcagagcttttcttccaaggaacaagcgttttttaatttcacagctgcagtcactgtccacagtgattttggagcctatgaaaataaattaagtctgtcactgtttccattgtttccccatttatttgccatgaggtgatgggactggatgccatgatcttagtttttttaatgttgcatttTAGGCTGATTTTCATtgtcctctttcaccatcaagaggctctttaattcctcttcattttctgccataagggtgctgtcatatgcatatctgaagttactgatatttctcctggcaatcttgattccatcttgagCTCCagccagcccggcatttcacatgatgtactctgcatgtcagttaaataaggtgacaatatacagccttaatgtattcctttccaaattttaaaccagtcagttgttccaggtccatttctaactgttggtAACTGCAAATGTCTGCAGCTGAGTACTATTCAATTTTAATAATactcatttcatttataaaagcCCAGTGGTTCTTAAAGTGTGCAGAAGAATCCCTCTGGGATATTTAAGGTGGTGCTGATGTAATAGCAAAATAACTGGAAACAGCACAAATGTTTATCAATAGGAGAATGGCTAAATAATGTGTGATCTATTTGTATAACAAGATTACACAGCCATGAGAATGAATGAACTGTGAAAGAACATGGATAgttttataaacataatttttaaagagaacttCAAGTTTCAGGAAACtatattgtgaataatactgctttTATAGAGCTCAAAACCAAGCAAACTCAGTAATGGAttctaaaatatgacaccaaaatcgcaagcagcaaaaaaaaaaaaaaaaaggataagttgggcttcatcaaaatttaaaacttttgtgcatcaaaagataataccaagaaagtaaaaagataatcTACGAATAGAAAATTTTTACAAATCATGTATCCAGTAAGGATTTACTGTCcagactatataaagaactcttacagcaacaaaatgaaaaacaacccaattaaacaTGAACAAATgatatgaataaacatttttccaataaagatatacaaaaatgatcagcaAGTACATGAAAAATGGTCAACACTGTTGGAAAACGTCATTAAGGACATGCAAAATCGCAGGATACCAGCTTACACCTACAACAAGCATGTGCGTGTgccgtcagtcgtgtccaacgcttgaTGACCTCagcatagcccaccaggctcctcgccatggaattttccaggcaaggatactggagcaggtcaccacttcctcctccaggggatcttctcaacccagtgatcaaacccgcatctcttgcatcccctgcattagcaggctggtgctttaccactgagccacctgggaagcctccaccTACAAGTATGgctacaaataaaagaaaaaaatgtaagtctTGGCGAGaaggtggagaaattggaactcccagccattgctggtgggaatgtaaaatggagtAGTATTTGGAAAGCCGTACAACAGT from Bos javanicus breed banteng chromosome 18, ARS-OSU_banteng_1.0, whole genome shotgun sequence harbors:
- the LOC133230386 gene encoding haptoglobin, which translates into the protein MSTLQAVVTLLLCGQLLAVETGSEATADSCPKAPEIANSHVEYSVRYQCDKYYKLHAGNGVYTFNNKQWINKDIGQQLPECEEDDSCPEPPKIENGYVEYLVRYQCKPYYTLRTCGDGVYTFNSKKQWINKNIGQQLPECEAVCGKPKHPVDQVQRIIGGSLDAKGSFPWQAKMVSQHNLISGATLINERWLLTTAKNLYLGHSSDKKAKDITPTLRLYVGKNQLVEVEKVVLHPDHSKVDIGLIKLRWKVPVNDKVMPICLPSKDYVKVGRVGYVSGWGRNENFNFTEHLKYVMLPVADQDKCVKHYEGVDAPKNKTAKSPVGVQPILNENTFCVGLSKYQDDTCYGDAGSAFVVHDKEDDTWYAAGILSFDKSCAVAEYGVYVKVTSILDWVRKTIANN